From Sporosarcina sp. Te-1, the proteins below share one genomic window:
- a CDS encoding DUF2306 domain-containing protein, translating to MNKYFWLLFNLLVITVAGYVVVQYFILDGTQAGLVQMKLMFLSKLSPFWYVMLFIHAATSVVALVIGPFTLSSSFREKNISRHRVLGRLYMLCILFGGITGLYLSFYATGGFVGKIGFGLLAVFWLISAFQAFTNAKNLRIPQHRNWMIRNYSLTFAAVTLRLWLPLFALLFGLENFERSYAMIAWLAWLPNLLVAEWIIKQKLTKGQFETNKKNETAKVSA from the coding sequence ATGAATAAATATTTTTGGTTACTATTCAATTTACTCGTTATTACGGTAGCTGGTTATGTAGTGGTTCAATATTTTATTCTGGACGGAACCCAAGCAGGGTTGGTTCAAATGAAGCTGATGTTTCTTTCAAAATTAAGCCCCTTCTGGTATGTCATGTTATTTATACACGCTGCTACAAGTGTAGTCGCATTAGTAATCGGTCCCTTTACATTATCATCGAGCTTTAGAGAAAAGAATATCAGTCGACACCGGGTTCTAGGCAGACTATATATGCTCTGTATTTTATTCGGCGGTATTACAGGATTGTACTTATCTTTTTATGCAACCGGCGGATTTGTAGGAAAAATAGGGTTTGGGTTGCTAGCTGTCTTTTGGCTGATTTCGGCATTTCAAGCATTTACGAATGCAAAGAATCTTCGCATTCCACAACATCGGAATTGGATGATAAGAAATTATTCCCTAACCTTTGCGGCGGTTACATTACGGCTATGGCTCCCTTTGTTCGCATTGCTGTTCGGATTAGAGAATTTCGAACGTAGTTATGCAATGATTGCTTGGTTAGCTTGGTTGCCGAATCTGCTCGTTGCAGAATGGATTATTAAACAAAAACTGACTAAGGGACAATTTGAAACCAATAAAAAGAATGAAACTGCAAAGGTTTCTGCATGA
- a CDS encoding DUF3021 domain-containing protein: MKKTFQYILLGALIGLSTSYIIITITLLLNPTRVMNGSDLLLGCILAISLGVGCGLMSLIFYLDRWPYGVKLGIHYIVILALVLICGKIGGWYENPVDQPISFILFIVLQFIIYLMIFAVVYWMDLRDIDSINKKLKRRKI; encoded by the coding sequence ATGAAAAAGACTTTTCAATATATACTTCTTGGCGCTTTAATTGGATTAAGTACTTCTTACATCATCATTACAATAACATTATTACTAAATCCTACCCGAGTCATGAACGGTTCAGATCTATTATTAGGATGTATTTTAGCAATTTCCCTTGGGGTGGGCTGTGGACTGATGTCACTTATATTTTATTTAGATCGCTGGCCGTATGGCGTTAAATTAGGGATCCACTATATTGTGATCTTAGCACTTGTGTTAATTTGCGGAAAAATTGGTGGATGGTATGAAAATCCTGTCGACCAACCTATTAGCTTTATCCTGTTTATTGTTTTGCAGTTTATCATATATTTGATGATTTTCGCTGTAGTATATTGGATGGACTTGCGGGATATTGACAGTATTAATAAGAAGCTTAAAAGAAGAAAAATCTGA
- a CDS encoding LytTR family DNA-binding domain-containing protein, with amino-acid sequence MNIKLIIDEKIEETEIHIHASAFTDDIERLMRLLKSSTNEVIDGYLQQEIYMLKIADIYFVYSEEAKVYFQTDEDEYESKRKLYELEELFEKEFVRVNKSTLVNVSKISFMKMEKIGMMQLVMDNGTTAHVSRVYLKTLKKRLGIGRDA; translated from the coding sequence ATGAACATCAAATTAATCATCGATGAGAAAATTGAAGAGACGGAAATCCATATTCACGCTAGTGCTTTTACAGATGACATTGAACGACTCATGAGGTTGTTAAAGTCCTCCACCAACGAGGTCATTGATGGCTATTTACAGCAGGAAATTTACATGTTGAAAATCGCAGATATTTATTTTGTTTATTCAGAAGAAGCCAAAGTCTACTTTCAAACAGATGAGGATGAATATGAATCCAAGCGTAAGCTATATGAGTTGGAGGAACTATTCGAAAAGGAATTTGTACGCGTAAATAAATCAACTCTCGTCAATGTATCTAAAATCTCATTCATGAAAATGGAGAAAATCGGCATGATGCAGCTCGTAATGGATAATGGAACGACGGCCCATGTAAGTCGAGTGTATTTAAAGACACTCAAGAAACGACTTGGGATCGGGAGGGATGCGTAA
- a CDS encoding ABC transporter substrate-binding protein encodes MNHPEPYEDRFGEETVRYGAAGFLLSVVLRSYDGGFLFGINRRKPIMKKFWQLWLTAVLAALLLTACGTSDDSKKDDASTEQTGGQTAGDAEQAAPAFPVTLTDAVGNEITFDEAPKKIVSLQASNTEILFALGLNDEIVGVTDFDNYPEEALEKEKVGGMEFNVEQIISMNPDVVFANEMGQSSGEEGWQQIRDAGINVFVVKNAANFDETYGTIETIGQATGKTEEADKIVADMKAKVEEVVAKTKDVETKKRVFVETSDAPEIYAPGKGTFMQEMLDMIGAENVVTADGWAMTSPEEIVKQNPDVIIVMYSYVPDIVESVKKRDGFSDITAVKEDRVIQVDENMTSRTGPRLAQGLEEVAKAIYPEAFGE; translated from the coding sequence GTGAATCACCCCGAACCCTACGAGGATAGGTTTGGTGAAGAGACGGTGCGCTATGGCGCGGCCGGATTTTTACTAAGCGTTGTCCTCCGTTCATATGACGGGGGATTTTTGTTTGGAATCAATAGGAGGAAACCGATTATGAAGAAGTTTTGGCAGCTTTGGTTGACGGCTGTACTTGCGGCATTGCTTTTGACGGCATGTGGCACGTCAGATGATTCGAAGAAAGACGATGCATCAACAGAACAAACGGGTGGTCAAACAGCCGGCGATGCTGAACAGGCAGCTCCCGCGTTCCCGGTCACATTGACAGATGCGGTTGGCAATGAGATTACATTTGATGAAGCACCCAAGAAAATTGTTTCTCTGCAAGCGAGCAACACGGAAATCCTTTTTGCTCTCGGTTTGAATGATGAAATTGTCGGAGTCACTGACTTTGATAACTATCCGGAAGAGGCGCTGGAAAAGGAAAAGGTTGGCGGCATGGAATTCAATGTTGAGCAAATCATTTCCATGAACCCGGATGTCGTGTTTGCAAATGAAATGGGACAAAGCTCAGGAGAAGAAGGCTGGCAGCAAATCCGCGATGCGGGCATTAACGTGTTCGTTGTGAAAAATGCAGCGAACTTCGATGAAACGTATGGAACCATTGAAACTATCGGACAAGCGACAGGCAAGACGGAAGAAGCAGATAAAATCGTAGCGGACATGAAAGCGAAAGTGGAAGAAGTCGTTGCGAAAACAAAAGATGTCGAGACAAAGAAACGTGTCTTTGTTGAAACGTCCGATGCACCTGAAATTTATGCGCCTGGCAAAGGAACGTTCATGCAGGAAATGCTCGATATGATTGGCGCGGAAAACGTTGTAACAGCGGATGGATGGGCTATGACTAGCCCTGAGGAAATTGTGAAGCAAAATCCGGATGTCATCATCGTGATGTACAGCTATGTTCCGGATATCGTGGAGAGCGTGAAGAAACGCGATGGCTTCAGTGATATTACGGCTGTCAAAGAAGATCGCGTCATCCAAGTTGACGAAAATATGACAAGCCGGACAGGCCCTCGTCTGGCGCAAGGTCTGGAAGAAGTGGCAAAAGCTATCTATCCAGAGGCGTTCGGTGAATAA
- a CDS encoding iron ABC transporter permease encodes MNKTGIAYIVSAATLAVAVWLGVSIGTVKVPLSTFWDSSDTTATNILWKIRMPRVILAGLVGASLAIAGAAFQGLLKNPLADPYTLGVSSGASVGAVVTLFFGLSIPMLGTYTLPIFSMVGAALTMFLVLGFARLVDRSMKMETIILTGIIFGSFLGSVLSLMIALTGEELRQIIGWLLGSVSMRGWKYIVMVLPFVVVGSFILWLNRRELNAMLFGEERAHHLGVNVRRRKFMILIGGSILTGSAVAVSGTIGFVGLVVPHMTRLLWGADHRHLLTLSFLNGATLLIICDLIARTIISPSELPVGVITSFIGAPVFAFIFYRQRRKGAI; translated from the coding sequence GTGAATAAAACAGGTATCGCCTACATCGTGAGTGCCGCCACACTAGCTGTGGCGGTATGGCTCGGTGTATCCATCGGAACGGTGAAAGTACCACTTAGCACGTTCTGGGATTCGTCGGATACGACAGCAACAAATATCCTTTGGAAAATCCGCATGCCGCGTGTGATACTGGCTGGTCTCGTCGGTGCGTCGCTTGCGATTGCGGGCGCTGCGTTTCAAGGATTGCTGAAAAATCCGCTTGCCGATCCATACACCCTCGGAGTGTCATCCGGCGCCTCGGTAGGTGCGGTCGTGACACTCTTTTTTGGCTTATCCATTCCGATGCTGGGCACATATACTTTGCCGATTTTCAGTATGGTTGGAGCAGCGTTGACGATGTTCCTCGTACTCGGATTTGCGAGACTCGTCGATCGATCCATGAAAATGGAAACGATCATTTTGACAGGAATCATCTTCGGGTCGTTCCTCGGCTCGGTCCTCTCGCTTATGATCGCACTGACTGGGGAGGAATTGCGGCAAATCATCGGCTGGCTGTTAGGGAGCGTCTCGATGCGCGGATGGAAATATATTGTCATGGTGCTGCCCTTCGTTGTGGTCGGCTCCTTCATTCTATGGCTCAACCGCCGGGAGCTGAACGCCATGCTGTTCGGCGAAGAGCGGGCTCATCATCTGGGCGTGAATGTCCGTCGCCGTAAATTCATGATCCTAATCGGCGGCTCGATTTTAACCGGATCCGCTGTTGCTGTATCCGGGACAATCGGTTTTGTCGGCCTTGTTGTCCCGCATATGACAAGACTCCTTTGGGGTGCCGATCATCGGCATTTGCTGACGTTATCATTCTTGAATGGGGCCACATTATTAATCATTTGTGATTTGATTGCACGCACCATCATTTCACCCTCAGAACTGCCAGTCGGCGTCATTACTTCATTCATTGGAGCGCCAGTATTCGCATTCATCTTTTATCGACAGAGAAGGAAAGGGGCCATC